The Neurospora crassa OR74A linkage group IV, whole genome shotgun sequence genome has a segment encoding these proteins:
- a CDS encoding vacuolar calcium ion transporter/H(+) exchanger — protein MAFNNYRVRQEAHRVSRDSNSIMNPWRNKRSSTWDVPESQRYSQPPMAHEGLDDALPIKHSVTAPSRTSNGYDSANGEPSYNPKNIEMQDMEPASQMTGLTGDTNVESAQASAGSAHQRDGSLGLVRKRTVGVNDSRTELNGAGQKVAEEEKKKKQRTFFKHLQPKEPFTVGNQIRRTLLNSWLNVLLVAAPIGIAINYVEAVPRVAVFVVNFIAIIPLAAMLGFATEEIALRTGEVMGGLLNASFGNAVELIVAVIALTHDEIVVVQTSLIGSILSNLLLVMGMCFFCGGLNRQEQYFNTTVAQTAASLLALAVASVIVPTVFDMAADTPPEKVAQISRGVSIILLFVYGGYLLFQLKTHSSVFAEESQKVAAKPFNFRGGHDLKDGAIAQGLVGPAGMVGGHAVPTQDNNENIRHHLDTAPHQEEEDEEEEGEEPQLHFIVAVATLVICTVIIAFCAEYMVDGISAITDGDKVSKEFVGLILLPIVGNAAEHATAVTVAIKDKMDLAIGVAVGSSMQVALFVIPLLVIIGWGMGIEDMSLSFDTFQVAVMFVSVLLVNYLIADGKSHWLEGMLLICLYLIVAVCAWFYPNGP, from the exons ATGGCTT TCAACAATTACAGGGTGAGACAGGAGGCGCATCGCGTGAGCCGCGACAGCAACTCGATCATGAACCCTTGGCGAAACAAGAGAAGCTCAACATGGGATGTGCCCGAGTCACAACGCTACTCTCAGCCGCCGATGGCGCACGAAGGACTTGATGATGCACTGCCCATCAAACACTCAGTAACGGCACCATCACGAACATCAAACGGCTACGACAGTGCAAATGGGGAGCCCTCCTACAACCCCAAGAACATCGAGATGCAGGACATGGAGCCCGCCAGCCAGATGACTGGGCTCACAGGGGACACAAATGTGGAATCGGCACAGGCTTCTGCGGGTTCCGCACATCAACGTGACGGCAGCCTTGGTCTTGTGCGCAAGAGGACAGTAGGCGTCAATGATTCGCGGACCGAACTGAACGGCGCAGGACAAAAGGTggccgaggaggaaaagaagaagaagcagaggaCTTTCTTCAAGCACCTCCAACCCAAGGAGCCGTTCACCGTGGGGAATCAAATTCGACGCACACTTTTGAACTCGTGGCTCAACGTTCTACTCGTCGCGGCGCCGATAGGTATCGCGATCAACTATGTCGAGGCGGTACCCCGCGTTGCGGTCTTCGTTGTCAATTTCATTGCCATCATTCCTCTTGCGGCAATGCTGGGTTTTGCGACGGAGGAAATTGCATTGAGAACGGGCGAAGTAATGGGCGGACTTTTGAATGCCAGTTTTGG TAATGCTGTTGAGTTGATTGTGGCGGTTATTGCTTTGACGCACGACGAGATCGTCGTCGTACAGACTTCGCTCATTGGCAGTATCCTGTCCAACCTTCTTCTGGTCATGGGAATGTGCTTCTTCTGCGGTGGTCTCAACAGACAGGAACAGTATTTCAACACGACCGTTGCCCAAACAGCGGCGAGTTTGCTTGCGCTTGCCGTCGCCAGTGTCATTGTACCCACGGTCTTTGATATGGCTGCGGATACCCCGCCCGAAAAGGTGGCGCAGATTTCACGCGGCGTCTCCATCATTCTGCTTTTCGTTTACGGTGGTTATCTTTTGTTCCAGCTAAAGACCcactcctccgtcttcgcCGAAGAGAGTCAGAAGGTCGCAGCCAAGCCTTTCAACTTCCGAGGCGGCCATGATCTCAAGGACGGTGCCATTGCCCAGGGCTTGGTAGGCCCTGCTGGTATGGTAGGAGGCCACGCGGTTCCTACGCAGGACAACAACGAGAACATCCGCCACCACCTGGACACCGCGCCCcatcaggaggaggaggacgaggaggaggagggcgaggaacCGCAGCTGCACTTCATTGTCGCCGTTGCCACCCTGGTCATCTGTACCGTGATCATCGCGTTTTGCGCCGAGTACATGGTTGACGGCATCAGTGCCATTACCGACGGAGACAAGGTCAGCAAAGAATTCGTTGGCCTGATTCTGCTGCCCATCGTCGGAAATGCCGCCGAGCACGCCACTGCTGTTACGGTGGCCATCAAGGACAAGATGGATCTGGCCATTGGTGTGGCCGTTGGTTCCAGCATGCAGGTCGCCTTGTTCGTCATCCCTCTGCTCGTTATTATCGGCTGGGGAATGGGCATCGAGGACATGTCGCTCAGCTTCGACACGTTTCAGGTGGCGGTCATGTTTGTTTCGGTGCTGCTGGTTAACTACCTCATTGCAGACGGAAAGAGCCACTGGCTCGAGGGAATGCTGCTTATCTGTCTGTATCTCATCGTGGCTGTCTGCGCTTGGT TTTACCCGAATGGCCCCTAG
- a CDS encoding vacuolar membrane-associated protein iml-1, which yields MASRNFSSGVPGHVRPPNWSSHLRQFSRNSLERIPDMPRSPDTVSSNSTIRDRPSSSSRRSRFERRWTVTVNESFARDEVLLNLDLIGDEATPGSLMAIDVFRPDAEKQAQGSHHHHHHHHHHHHKQPPPDRTKEAAESQQRYIFVVKDMPKELKARYPSVEVYVAKHIADVFGMRKGSQVTLTPIDHHNPAIEASHVELCFRDQYMSRSDMWQLAVRELSEKTVYKGQMVLFMGTLKAQVTAVYVEGRKVPSAFFGHNTKPIFRSESARYVLFIQMAREMWDFDSDGSGEIMFNKVVNGFLPALFKKWASLKVRHLVSIVLFARVEYDTGISTELGNPDVQNDYYTGVQSSGDRRPYKDFYRVVVSEMGSGEWTKILYQLKREFNYFRRDISTFHQKAMHSFSSSDDPADQQAALNRITAEASRAIYGNFLEAINMATSLFAHDYIDRDLMRTGISVVVISPSPGIFEVEYDALRRTTEALVGNGIGIDLICIPKAPLHSVPLFRYRNPEYSTEPTHHHKAKTAPSLSSTPKQTAPTIGSFNSMAGSYSPSRGTDITLHGDYAGSGLAQDEWNYALPQWLHVSYWTGESEEALSYHGIALSVSDVSKTRSGDDFLIRCRMYDLQMRSVMETNEIETKPLHLDPYFPHKALQANNVPKPFIDQDGNVFIQNLRIPETLFDHVYGFQKFAPDKHAKLGEKSLWKQLQDYDDSRARQPSFRHTLAPPSHIREYDDSVRRHHADDASLLGTSYTERRPSTSASQMTMTGHRSSQRFNADKPESRNRKTVDFDKLNSKRSPTITPKVPKFMKQISLGSSGFRIAAPKAATAELSIESVNADRSLASSRALMNAGTVATPAKAAINRSMSPQMFASGTPVFSPWGATPGSFAPSHQYFEGTPSRPMPIKSQQIPTDPAANMLSGSMLASTLRADYVPDNRDLFYSDAIRAEDAKKVYNNKLLAGAVPELPSTLSPTTALSPWLTLVNPSNPDSNKVDIATLYSRWQHVFPRPNETRVMKWKSLCSPAAVPLTTEYFPTKAQFESEYHRQPYNVSQNADDELAEEPKSRDEMLREMISLRFCQGFQVVVGPAVAKAFGQKQLKVTDIFSRDHTAEDGTSIFMSVGNTIHQLSCVNGTEIEVNIFVRKPIASAGLYNDRYLYKPAIRTLLDHGYKTRSYDMVAPTPDRNWNYVDAFVAGHNDELSEHLRFWRARFVLIPMTARHSFFPKTQYGDSEEEIRIEGIRKLAQMWQKHRYIPASERSFQASRRKKDMNPLDIVYKTEDPSVVIAAELETLPLLEGLEGGHRKGQLVTSREQFSKKNFSLAALAEAIQQPVENGGIRMQNRRWHLRLHYNCFIGSDMTTWLLENFEDLEDREEAEELGNRLMVTSDDKSKDESKDGRKDGGGLFVHVERRHPFRDGQYFYQISSDYAKPNPPGWFNTRRVPVSVPSTPHSEVRDSPRSNVSMSRPTSIHEDSSPTSGTVTPTAAMMAGGKKPRVVLSKVMKYDVDHRKRSYRPEVVDLHYDRLHNPDNCYHIRIDWMNVTAKLIEDAIEAWAREAALYGLRLVEVPINEACDITEINPFRRPYMIKLAVQPPNQQPITYFDPNSFTPQAQPGRHFYQRALLRKFDFVLDMEPASSFPYTVDVSYSWGKPDFKYTQFIHRSGTLIAEITDEGDILILANRLYSNRTAAQREKEMQQKGGGSGAGGDNLGLGPGPGRISTPGLYGPNAHPDQPNAVSSPLVKPTTAFLSPALRPHLIGPLASGPPSTNGFGTTGQPLNRSTVTVPVTPVIQDPEVIKDELESFCRDRSALEAFYRELLEREAHPPAPNTTPGLAPVKIPSTTATKDSTLAFATPHLGAGQNTTSTGHTVPDTNIPSLGLPPGVLAAIGGTGLSNLSDLQLVGSGTGLGISPVRVGSPSLLSAASAASAGHPSHSTMMRRASVQEGVMGSRIGLGFGGGASAAAAAAQAAAAAAAAGASGAGAAGSSSDAGGAGNIGGGAGGDAGASEH from the exons ATGGCGTCGCGCAATTTCTCTTCGGGGGTGCCGGGACATGTCAGGCCCCCCAACTGGTCGTCGCACCTCCGGCAGTTCAGCAGAAACAGCCTGGAGCGCATCCCGGATATGCCCCGGTCCCCGGACACTGTCTCTAGTAACTCGACCATCCGTGACCGgccctcttcatcctcaagACGTTCACGTTTCGAGAGGAGGTGGACCGTTACCGTCAACGAGTCCTTTGCTCGCGATGAAGTCTTGCTTAATCTTGATCTCATAGGTGATGAGGCAACCCCAGGCAGCCTCATGGCTATCGACGTCTTCCGACCTGATGCGGAGAAGCAAGCGCAAGgttctcatcaccatcaccaccaccatcatcatcaccatcataaACAGCCTCCACCGGACCGCACAAAAGAGGCTGCAGAAAGTCAACAGCGTTACATCTTTGTCGTCAAGGACATGCCCAAGGAACTCAAAGCCCGCTACCCGAGTGTTGAAGTCTACGTCGCAAAGCACATTGCTGATGTCTTCGGCATGAGGAAGGGTTCGCAGGTTACCCTGACCCCA ATTGATCATCATAACCCAGCCATCGAGGCCTCGCATGTCGAGCTTTGCTTTAGAGACCAGTACATGTCGCGCTCCGACATGTGGCAGTTGGCTGTTCGTGAGCTTTCAGAGAAGACTGTCTACAAGGGCCAAATGGTTCTGTTCATGGGCACTCTCAAGGCTCAGGTTACCGCTGTCTATGTTGAGGGCCGTAAGGTGCCATCCGCATTCTTTGGCCACAATACAAAACCCATCTTCCGAAGCGAGTCTGCTCGATACGTGCTTTTCATCCAAATGGCGCGCGAAATGTGGGACTTTGATTCAGATGGCTCTGGTGAGATCATGTTCAACAAGGTTGTGAACGGTTTTTTGCCAGCTCTGTTCAAGAAATGGGCGTCACTTAAAGTCAGGCACCTTGTCAGTATTGTTCTCTTTGCTCGAGTTGAGTATGACACAGGCATATCCACCGAGTTGGGCAACCCGGACGTCCAAAATGACTACTACACTGGTGTCCAGTCGTCTGGCGATCGTCGCCCTTACAAGGACTTCTACCGCGTTGTTGTGAGCGAAATGGGCAGCGGCGAGTGGACCAAGATCCTCTACCAGTTGAAGCGCGAGTTTAACTACTTTCGAAGGGATATTAGCACCTTCCATCAGAAGGCTATGcactccttttcttcttcagatGACCCAGCCGACCAGCAAGCAGCCTTGAACAGGATAACGGCTGAGGCGTCACGAGCCATCTATGGCAATTTCCTAGAGGCGATCAACATGGCAACCTCGCTGTTTGCGCACGATTACATAGATCGTGATTTGATGCGAACCGGCATTTCTGTTGTCGTCATAAGCCCTAGTCCGGGGATTTTCGAAGTCGAGTACGACGCACTGCGCCGTACCACCGAAGCCTTGGTTGGAAATGGGATTGGTATTGATCTTATATGCATACCCAAGGCTCCTCTCCACTCCGTGCCCCTGTTTCGGTATCGCAACCCTGAGTACTCGACAGAACCGACACATCATCACAAGGCAAAAACAGCGCCGAGTCTTTCCAGTACTCCTAAACAAACAGCGCCGACGATTGGGAGCTTTAACAGCATGGCGGGGTCATATTCCCCAAGCAGAGGCACCGACATCACTCTTCATGGTGATTATGCTGGCTCTGGCTTGGCTCAAGATGAATGGAATTATGCTTTGCCGCAATGGCTACATGTTTCTTACTGGACAGGCGAGTCCGAGGAAGCCCTGTCATACCATGGCATTGCTTTGTCGGTCTCTGATGTTTCAAAAACACGGTCAGGGGACGACTTCTTGATAAGATGTCGCATGTATGACTTGCAAATGCGCAGCGTCATGGAAACCAATGAGATTGAAACCAAGCCGTTGCATCTGGATCCTTATTTTCCTCATAAGGCATTACAGGCAAACAACGTACCGAAACCGTTTATCGATCAAGATGGCAACGTCTTCATACAAAACTTGCGCATCCCAGAAACACTCTTTGATCACGTGTACGGTTTCCAGAAATTCGCCCCGGATAAGCACGCAAAGTTGGGGGAGAAGTCACTCTGGAAGCAATTGCAGGACTACGACGACTCGAGAGCGCGCCAGCCGTCATTTCGCCACACATTGGCGCCTCCGAGTCATATTCGGGAGTACGATGATTCCGTCAGGCGACATCATGCTGATGACGCGAGTCTTCTCGGGACGTCATACACTGAGCGTAGGCCGTCTACGAGTGCCTCACAAATGACTATGACTGGGCATAGATCCAGTCAGCGCTTCAATGCCGACAAACCTGAATCGCGTAACCGTAAGACGGTCGACTTCGACAAACTCAACTCCAAGCGTTCACCAACAATCACTCCAAAAGTTCCAAAGTTCATGAAGCAGATCAGCCTTGGCAGCTCCGGTTTTCGCATTGCCGCACCCAAAGCTGCGACGGCAGAACTTAGCATTGAAAGTGTGAATGCTGATAGATCATTGGCATCTTCAAGGGCTTTGATGAACGCGGGCACTGTTGCAACTCCAGCCAAAGCAGCAATCAACCGGTCAATGTCGCCCCAGATGTTCGCGAGTGGAACTCCCGTTTTCTCCCCTTGGGGCGCTACACCAGGCTCATTCGCGCCCAGCCATCAGTACTTTGAGGGTACTCCAAGCCGGCCGATGCCAATCAAGTCGCAACAGATTCCTACTGACCCTGCAGCCAACATGCTATCAGGCTCGATGCTTGCCTCAACACTACGGGCCGATTACGTTCCTGATAATCGCGATCTCTTCTATTCAGATGCAATCAGAGCTGAGGATGCgaagaaggtttataataacaAGCTTTTGGCCGGAGCGGTACCGGAATTACCGTCAACTTTATCGCCGACAACCGCGCTGTCACCTTGGCTGACGTTGGTCAACCCGTCGAACCCTGATAGCAACAAGGTCGATATTGCCACGTTGTACAGTCGTTGGCAACATGTGTTTCCTAGGCCAAACGAGACGCGGGTGATGAAATGGAAGTCTTTGTGCTCCCCCGCTGCCGTTCCACTAACCACAGAGTACTTCCCTACCAAGGCACAGTTCGAGTCAGAGTACCACCGTCAACCGTATAATGTCTCGCAAaatgctgatgatgagctGGCCGAGGAACCCAAGTCACGCGACGAGATGCTGCGCGAGATGATCAGTCTCAGATTCTGCCAAGGATTCCAGGTCGTTGTAGGCCCAGCTGTTGCCAAAGCCTTTGGCCAGAAGCAACTCAAGGTTACCGACATATTCTCCCGCGACCACACAGCAGAGGATGGTACAAGCATCTTCATGTCGGTCGGCAACACGATCCACCAACTGTCGTGTGTGAATGGCACCGAAATTGAAGTTAATATCTTTGTCCGGAAGCCGATCGCCTCGGCGGGACTGTACAATGACCGTTACTTGTACAAACCGGCGATACGAACTCTACTTGACCACGGTTACAAAACCCGTTCTTATGACATGGTGGCCCCAACGCCTGATCGGAACTGGAATTACGTCGATGCCTTTGTTGCAGGGCATAATGACGAGTTGTCCGAACATTTGAGGTTTTGGCGCGCTAGGTTCGTCCTGATACCAATGACAGCCAGACACTCGTTTTTCCCCAAGACGCAGTACGGGGACAGTGAAGAAGAGATTCGCATCGAAGGCATTCGGAAGCTTGCGCAGATGTGGCAGAAGCACAGGTATATCCCGGCGAGCGAACGGAGCTTTCAAGCATCGCGTCGCAAAAAGGACATGAATCCCCTTGATATCGTTTACAAAACAGAAGATCCATCCGTAGTTATTGCGGCCGAGCTGGAAACGCTTCCGTTGTTGGAGGGCCTGGAAGGCGGGCACAGGAAGGGTCAGCTGGTCACGAGCAGAGAGCAATTTTCGAAGAAGAACTTCAGCCTGGCAGCATTGGCAGAGGCTATCCAGCAGCCCGTGGAAAATGGAGGCATTCGAATGCAAAACCGGCGCTGGCATTTGCGCCTCCATTACAACTGCTTCATCGGCTCTGACATGACCACTTGGCTCCTGGAGAACTTCGAAGACTTGGAGGACAGAGAGGAAGCCGAAGAGCTTGGTAACCGTCTCATGGTCACTTCAGATGATAAGTCGAAGGATGAAAGCAAAGATGGGAGGAAGGATGGCGGTGGACTCTTCGTGCACGTTGAGAGGCGACATCCTTTCAGAGATGGCCAGTACTTCTACCAGATCAGCAGCGACTATGCGAAACCCAACCCTCCAGGCTGGTTTAACACAAGGCGGGTTCCAGTGTCTGTCCCATCAACACCGCATTCGGAAGTACGGGATTCACCAAGGTCCAATGTGTCGATGTCAAGACCAACATCTATCCACGAAGACAGCTCTCCCACCTCTGGAACGGTTACCCCAACGGCAGCTATGATGGCGGGTGGCAAGAAGCCCAGGGTGGTTCTGAGTAAGGTCATGAAATACGATGTTGACCATCGAAAACGCTCTTACCGGCCCGAGGTGGTCGATTTGCATTACGACAGACTTCACAACCCCGACAATTGTTACCATATCCGGATCGACTGGATGAACGTAACAGCCAAGTTGATCGAAGATGCTATTGAGGCATGGGCTCGCGAGGCAGCCTTGTACGGGCTCCGGCTCGTTGAGGTTCCTATCAACGAAGCTTGTGATATAACGGAAATTAACCCGTTCCGCCGACCGTACATGATCAAGCTGGCTGTCCAGCCACCAAACCAACAGCCCATCACCTACTTTGATCCCAATTCGTTTACTCCGCAAGCACAGCCAGGGCGGCACTTCTATCAGAGGGCTCTCCTGAGAAAGTTTGACTTTGTTCTCGACATGGAGCCAGCGTCCAGCTTCCCCTATACCGTCGACGTGTCGTACTCATGGGGCAAGCCGGACTTTAAATACACGCAGTTCATCCACCGCTCCGGTACTCTCATTGCTGAAATCACCGACGAAGGCGACATCCTGATCTTAGCCAACCGTCTCTATAGCAACCGCACGGCGGCCCAGCGTGAGAAGGAAATGCAGCAGAAGGGAGGCGGATCCGGTGCCGGGGGCGACAACCTCGGACTCGGTCCCGGTCCAGGCCGCATCTCAACGCCTGGTCTCTACGGACCAAACGCTCACCCAGACCAGCCAAACGCAGTCTCCTCCCCGCTCGTCAAACCCACAACAGCCTTCCTCTCCCCCGCGCTTCGGCCGCACCTCATCGGGCCCCTGGCCAGCGGCCCCCCATCAACCAACGGATTCGGCACCACAGGCCAACCCCTCAACCGATCCACCGTCACCGTCCCCGTAACGCCCGTCATCCAAGACCCTGAGGTTATCAAAGACGAGCTCGAATCCTTCTGCCGCGACCGCTCCGCCCTCGAGGCCTTTTACCGCGAATTGCTCGAGCGCGAAGCGCACCCGCCCGCACCCAACACCACGCCCGGCCTTGCGCCCGTGAAGATCCCGTCGACCACAGCGACGAAGGACTCAACCCTCGCCTTCGCTACTCCTCACCTCGGCGCCGGTCAAAATACTACCAGCACGGGTCACACGGTTCCCGATACGAACATCCCCAGCCTCGGCCTTCCTCCGGGCGTGCTAGCAGCAATAGGCGGCACCGGCCTGAGCAATCTTAGTGACTTGCAGCTGGTAGGTAGCGGGACTGGGCTGGGAATCAGTCCTGTACGAGTGGGAAGTCCGAGCTTGTTGTCGGCTGCGTCGGCTGCGTCTGCGGGCCACCCCTCGCACtcgacgatgatgaggagagcGAGCGTGCAGGAAGGGGTTATGGGTAGTAGGATTGGTTTGGGCTTTGGGGGAGGTGCGTCAGCTGCAGCTGCAGCTGCtcaagcggcggcggcagcggcagcggcaggaGCTTCGGGAGCGGGAGCTGCTGGTAGTAGTTctgatgctggtggtgccggaaacattggtggtggtgctggcggaGATGCAGGTGCTAGTGAGCACTGA